The genomic interval GAACCCTACTTAAATAGCGATGCACTATTAACTCGTGGTCATGGGGTGAACTTCGCGGTTGCTGGCTCTACTGCTTTACCCGTGGAAATTCTAGCTGAGAATAATGTTCTAGCCCCAGTTACCAACACTTCTCTTAGTAGGCAGCTTGACTGGATGTTTTCCTATTTCAATGGCATATGCCGCGATCAGGAAGGTTAGCACTTCTTCCTAAATAATTTGCCAATAATTGTTCTAATCAACATTTACATGTATTAGTTCATTAATTATATACCGTAACTAACAATGACACAtattatgttttgtttgataGATTGTTTCAAGGAACTTAAAACATCTCTTTTCATGGTTGGAGAAATTGGAGGAAATGATTATAATTACGCTTTGTTCCAAGGTAAAACCTTTGAGGAAGTTAGATCCATGATGCCTAAGGTTGTTCAAGCCATAAAAGATGCGGTCACAGTAAGtttctttaaagaaaataaccaTCATCTAGTTTCTCATCTTAACAATTTGTTATAATTACTTTAATACTGACCAGCTTTTTATTACAGAGAGTCGTTGGTTATGGTGCTACTCGAGTGATTGTTCCTGGAAACTTTCCCATAGGTTGTTTACCAATCTACCTCACGGGATTCCAATCCAATCATTCCGCTGCTTATGACGGGTTTCATTGCCTAAAGGGCTTGAACAAGTTGGCAATCCATCACAATAACCTTCTCAAACGAGCCATCAAAGAGTTGAGGAAAGATCTCCCTAACGCGATCATAGTATACGGTGACTATTACAATGCATTCCTACAGCTTTTGCGCAAAGCTGAACTACTCggtaaatttcttttacatcaTAAATATACTTGAGAAATTAATATGGCTTATACTGGAATCAATTGTTCTGATTTGCATGTACTTTTGTTACCAAATATGAACAGGTTTTGACACCAAATCGACCCAGAAAGCTTGTTGTGGGATTGGAGGTGATTACGACTATACCCTTACCAGAATGTGTGGAGCTCCCGGCGTGCCAGTGTGTTCAGATCCTGATCAATATGTGAGCTGGGATGGAGTTCATTTGACACAAAAGGCTTACAAGTTCATGGCAGGATGGCTCATTCGTTACATCTATCCGGAACTTCAAT from Theobroma cacao cultivar B97-61/B2 chromosome 5, Criollo_cocoa_genome_V2, whole genome shotgun sequence carries:
- the LOC18599885 gene encoding GDSL esterase/lipase At5g03980, which translates into the protein MDTSLRSQALVLVFLVLVLLSPSCYAGILKTCQFDAIYQLGDSISDTGNLIREDPLSPFGRLPYGQNFFRDATGRCSNGLLMIDFLALSAGIPFLEPYLNSDALLTRGHGVNFAVAGSTALPVEILAENNVLAPVTNTSLSRQLDWMFSYFNGICRDQEDCFKELKTSLFMVGEIGGNDYNYALFQGKTFEEVRSMMPKVVQAIKDAVTRVVGYGATRVIVPGNFPIGCLPIYLTGFQSNHSAAYDGFHCLKGLNKLAIHHNNLLKRAIKELRKDLPNAIIVYGDYYNAFLQLLRKAELLGFDTKSTQKACCGIGGDYDYTLTRMCGAPGVPVCSDPDQYVSWDGVHLTQKAYKFMAGWLIRYIYPELQCRA